In Acidisarcina polymorpha, the DNA window AGCCCACCGGCTGGGACCAGACCACGTTCTTTACCGGAAACAATGACGGGAACCGTCTGCCTGAGATCGATCTTGGCGCACCCTATAGCACCAATTGGACCTCGTCATACTTCCCCTGGAAGAACTCCTACGAGGGCTACAATACCCGCGACGATCTCTCCTGGACGCGCGGCAAGCACCAGATGAAATTCGGTTTTGCTTGGCTGCATGACCCGAAGAACCAGCAGCTGCAGGCCAACACCCAGGGCACTGCTGTTTTCAACAACAACACCTACACCAAAGACTCCTACGTAAACTTTGTGCTCGGTGACACCGCCAGCTTTACCCAGTTAAATTTTTTAGCCGGCAAGCACTGGGTCAACAACAACTACAGCTTCTATGTGAACGATAACTTTCATGTTTCGTCAGAGCTCACGTTGAACGTGGGTATCCGCTTCGACGGCATGCCTCACGCCTTTGAGCGGTTCAATCAGTTTGCGAATTTTTATCCCGCCAGCTTCAACGCGACAACCGCCAGCACTGCGCTTGTTAACGATGGAAGCGGAACTCTCAACCCGGCCGCCTTAACGCCTTTCGCCGGCGGTTCGTTCTATCTGAACGGCATTCGCGAGGCCGGGGTTAACGGCTTCCCACGCGGCGTCGTCAAGAACAGTTACAACAGCTGGCAGCCGAGGATCGGCTTTGCCTTCAATCCTGGCGGCGATGGCAAGATGGTGATCCGCGGCGGATTTGGGATGTTCTTCGAGCGCGTCCAGGGCAACGATGTATACAACGCTGCATTAAACCCGCCCTTTGCATATCAGCCGTCTGCCAACAACGTCTATTTCTCCAACCCCAACATCAGCACGGCGACCGGGACCGTCCCAGCCGTGTTGCCGTCGTTCCCCTCGACTCTCACCAGCCTCTCGTATAACTATCCCAACCCTGGAACGGCAGAGTTCAGCTTCGGCGTTCAACGCCAGCTTGCCCCCTCCATTGTTGCCGTAGTGCAATACGTAGGAACAACAGGCTGGCACCAGAGCGACGATCGGCACATTAACACTTTGCCTCTGTTCGATCCGGCGAATGGCTCGTACGACAATCGCCAGGCCGTTGCCGGGGGTGCCAATGCCAACCTGTATAGGCAGTTTCTCGGTTTCAGCGACGTCAACCAGGAAGAGACCGAGACCAACGCCAACTACAACGGGCTCCAGGCCGGCCTTCGGATCGAAAACAAGCACGGTGTCACTGTGACCTTTGCTTACACATACTCGCACGAGACCGATCAGGTGAGCAGCGATCTGGGCGGCATTTCGAATCCCTTCAACACCGCTTACGACCGCGGGTCGGGAACACTCGACCAGCGTCACATCTTCAACGCCAGTTACATCTACGCACTGCCGTTCTTCCTGCATAGCAGCAACATGCTCGAGCGTACCGCGCTCGGCGGCTGGGAGGTTTCGGGCATCACTTCCATCCACAGCGGAGCGCCACAGTACATCACCTACACGGGCCCCGATACCCTGGGTCTGGGCGGAGGCACCACCAATCGACCTGACCTTGTGGCGAAGGTCCACTATCCAAAAACGAGACTAGCCTGGTTCTCGACCAACTCCTTCGCCGCTCCCATCGCTCCCTGGGTCAGTGGTGCTGGAGGAGCGAACGCCGGGTTCGGCTCAGCCGGAAAAGATGCGGTACGGCTGCCCGGCCTGCAAAACTGGAACCTCTCTCTCTTCAAAACGGTCCCGCTCTCTTCCAAAGAGGGTGGTCCGGGGCTCGAACTGCGGTTTGAGTCCTTCAACGTCTTCAACCACACTCAATTCAACGCTATCGATGCCAACACTAATGACTCCAACTTCGGTCAAGTGACTTCGGCCTATGATCCTCGCACACTTCAACTGGGCGCGAAGATCCACTTCTAAGCGGAAGCTACAAAGCAAGGACGCCGTGGTCTACAAACCACGGCGCCCTTTGCTTCATTCCTAACCGTTTAGTCCAGCTCAGACTTCTTCATTCTGGGCAGGTCTGATTTTGCCAAGCCTTTGCCTTCTGTAATCGTCACCAGCCCTCCAGCTTTGACTCCGGCGAACTTCTCCACCAATCCATTCGTCCAATGGACTTCAAGATCAGCGTGGGTATTCGTTCCCAATCCAAAATGCAATCGCCGGTCATTGACCGAATAGAAGCTTGATTGCGCCATCACCGCCTGCGCCTGGGCTTTGCCGCCATATCGTGCTATCACCGTTGACCCGATGGCGCTGCGATTCGACTTGGTGCCGACCAGGAAGACCTTCAGCCATTTCCCATCGCCGCTGAGATCGTTTTGTAACAGGGATGGAGGTTCGTTTAAATTAATGACAACCATGTCGACATCTCCGTCATTGTCGAAGTCGCCAAACGCGCAGCCGCGGCTGCAGTGAAGGGCCGCGATTCCGGGGCCGGCCTCCTCGATTAATTCCTCGAACTTGCCATTACCCAGATTGCGGAATATGAAGCGCGGAGACTTCAGAGGATACTCGGGAAACGCCGCCTCGACCTCCGGATAGACGGAGCCGGTGACAACCGCGAGATCTGGCCAGCCATTGTTGTCGAAGTCGGCAAAACCTGTTCCCCAACTGATATAGCGCGCCTCCACTGCGATTCCAGCGGTGGTCGTTACATCGGTAAAGTTGCCTTTTCCCTCATTGCGGTAGAGGACGCTCGTGTCGTCGGAAAAATGGGTCTTGAAGATGTCGAGCTTGCCATCGAGGTTATAGTCGCCAACCGCAACGCCCATGCCAGCTTGTTCTGCGCCGTCTTCGCTCAGCGCGATGCCCCGCTCCGCACCTTCCTCCACAAATGCCACTCCGTGGTTGTTACGAAAAAAGAGGCTCGGTGTCGAGTCTGACGCCACATAGATATCTGACCAGTTGTCATTAACAAAGTCTGCGGCGACCGCCGTCATCGAGTAGGTGCGCTGGGCTTTGGCGATTCCGGTCTCCTCCGAGACGTCGCGGAAGGTCCCGTCGCCCTGGTTGCGATAGAGATAGTTGCGCGGCATGGGCAGCCCGCGCGGCCCGCAATTCACTGCAACACCTTTGAAATTGCAGTAAGGGTTGGCGCCTGGCCTGGGAATCCTGTCCAGATGCAGGTCGACATAGTTGGCCACGAAAAGATCGAGATGGCCGTCTCGATCGTAGTCGACAAACGTGCATCCGGAACCCCAACGTGTGTTGCCTTCATAGAGCAGGCCCGCCTGCCTGGTGACATCGGTGAAGGTGCCGTCGCCATTGTTCCGGTAAAGAAGATTCTGGCCGTAGTAGGTGATAAAGATGTCTTCGAAGCCGTCGTTGTTATAGTCGCCGACGGTCACGCTACTTGCCCATCCCGTCTTGAGCAGGCCTGCTTTCTCGGTCACGTCGGCAAATGTGCCGTCCCGGTTGTTTTTGTAGAGACGGTTTGTTGAGCCGGGGACGGGCGCTTCCATACGGGTGCCGCAAAGCACAAAGATATCGAGCCATCCATCGTTGTCATAATCCAGAAAGGCGACGCCGCAACCGACAGTTTCAAAGATGTAGTTCTTGTGTTGGAGTCCGCCGTAGATGGTAGGACTTACAAGCCCGGCCCGCGCGGCCACGTCGGTAAAGTGGGCAAGGAAGGGAAGTCCCGATGGCTTGCCCCTCGGCAACGGTTTGACGTTGCGAGGGCTGACGCCCTGGCCCAGAGCGAGTGTCGTGGCCGAAATCATCCACAAAAAATCCCGGCGCGAAATGTGGGTCGGTTGTCCGCTCATCTCCGGGGGCGAAGGCCATCGGTTCATACCTGAATCATAATGTGTTTCCCGCAAACTCTAATTCGGTGGAAGCCCTCCGCCGGAGACCTTTTCAATCAGCGAGTCTTCTTTTTCACTATGCAGCTGCTTTGTCCTGGCAAACTCCTGTGCGGCTTTATCTTTCTCTCCAATCGCCGAATAAAGCCGCGCCAGGCGATAGTGGGCGTCGGGCTGTGCAGGGTCCAGAGCGATCGCATGTTTGAGTGCCGCGACCGCTTCCTGATTTCTACTTTGATCGGCGTAGATACTGCCGAGGTCGAGGTAAACGAGGCGGCTTTCGTCCTGCAATTCGACGGCTTTCTTTAACAGCGGCTCAGCGGCCGCATTGTCATTGGAATGCAGCGCAATGTCGCCCAGATATAAGTACGACTGCGCATAACCGGGGTTGTTCTTGATCTCCAGCTCGAATTCCTGTTTTGCCTTATCGGGATCCCGCTGCTTGTAGTAGAGATAGCCAAGTTCGAAATGAAGCACGGGCTCTCGCGGCGACAGGCGCGCGGCCTCTTCGAGCTCCTGGATGGCTTCGGGGGTTTTGTCCGTCGCATCCAAGGCCTGAGCAAAGAGCATATGGGCCTGGACCGCATCCGGATTTGCGGCCAGGATGCTCTTGAACTCATCCATCGCACAGTCATATTGCTTGGCCCACAGGCAATTCTGCGCGAGTGTGTTCCGCAGCTCCAGGTTCGAAGGGTCGCTGGCGATCGCCTTCTGCAGATACGGAGTCGCTTTGGCGTAACTATGAAGCCCGTAGTGGCTCATTCCTAACAACAAGACGGCACGCTGGTCCTCCGGCCTGGCTTTGGTGACCGCCTCGAACGCGGGAACCGCGGCGGCAAAATGGCCCTGCTTGAACTCGGCGAGTCCCAGGTTCAGAGAGACATCAGTCTGGTGTGGGTCCAAGGCCAATGACTTGCGGTATTCGGCAGTCGCGGAGGCTAGCTGGCCCTCTTGCGCAAGGGTGAATCCAAGCGCGTTGTGGACGGAAACGTTCTTCGGATATTTCACTTCCAGCTGACGCCATATCAGTTCTGCGTCATGGAATTTTCCGTTACGCATCAGCTCGGAAGCTTGTGCGGCTAGATCGTTCTGGCTACGCAAGAGAACGGCGCTTTCCGATACCACCAGGAGCATCAGAGTCAGGGATTTGAGACGCCTCATGAAGGGAACGACGCCTCGGGTATGGCCGGCCCCCGACGGACTCTCGGCCCATCGGATTCCCAGCCTGCGCAGCGGACTCTCATTAGATGACATCACGTCCAGTATCACTTCTTCAGAATTAGTTTGATTTCGAATAATATTGATGGCCATGATCTGGTACGGCAGCCTTCTTCTCGACCTGCACTCACGGTTGCCTATTGATCCGCCTCGATTCGGCCCGCAGTCTGTCGGTACGCAAATGCAGCTCGGCTACGATCAACTCACCGGATGACTGCTACTTTGCGCCTTCCTCTCAGCGAGGTTCAGGGGAAAGACCTCGTTTCAGATGCTCTCTGCCCCACGAGCAGAGAACATCCAACACCGGGACCAACGTCCGCCCGTACGGCGTGAGAGAGTACCGCACTCGCAGGGGCAAGCCTTGCTCCTGATGACGTTCCAGAATCCCAGCCTCTGTCATGTCCCGCAGATGACGAAGAAGCATCCGCTCTGTAATCTCAGGAATACTCTTCCGCAACTCGTTCGTCCTCATCGGTCCGCCCAATAGTCGCCAGAGGATTGTACCCTTCCATCGCCCGTCGATGACGCTCATCGTCACATCGATCGGGCATGGTGAAATCTCTTTCTTTGAGACGCCCATAGATGACTCCAACTGACAATTTTGTCAGTGCTGCTTTGTGCATCAGTGCTCCATTTAAGGGCGTCTCTAACGAAGAGTCAACAGGAGCCCCGATGCACTTGTTCAACATCGCTACCCTCTTCGTCGTTCTTACTCTGTTCGGCGTCGAGTTTTCTGTATCTGCATTCGTGAACCCTGCCGCGCGGCGGCTCGAACCCGAGTCGCAATTGAAAATGCTGAGCCGTTTGGCTCTCGTACTTGGAAAAGTTATGCCGGTGTGGTACCCGATCTCCGCACTGCTCACCGGCATTCAGACCTGGCTCCGCTGGAACACGCCGGGGCGCGCAATCCTGCTTACAGCGGACGCAATCTGGGTTCTTATTTCGGTGGCATCGGTCTTTGTGCTGGTCCCACTCGCCAGTCGTTTGGCGGAAGGTACCGCTGACTGGCAGCGGATAAATCGGGTTTGGGAGAGGAGACATCGAGTGCGCATAGCAGCTCTGGCCGTCACGGCTCTCCTGCTGACATATGAAGTAGTCCGCTAAGGATGCTCGATTCAAATTCGGTGCTGATAAACGCGCGTCGTGTCAGTAGTAGCTGCCATCCAGTGGCGAATCTAATGCACTCACGGGCACAGGTTGCCCCAATGAACTATCTCGGTAGTTCCTATCGCGCTGCTGAGTATCTGGAAGGAAGTTATCGCAGCTAGCTTCAACTCACTTATCGCTTTCGACTTCGCCTGTAGCTTCACTCTCACCAAACGGTGAAACGCAAAATGCGATGTAGAAGAGCGGGTTTTCTCTCCGACATCGCATTTTTATTGTTGCTATGAAGTGGTTTACTGACCGCCGGAGGTGCTGCCGGAGGCCTGCTTTACCTGTACTTTGCTGTTCTGCCACTGTTTGATCAGCTGTGCACGATTGTTCCGTAGATCCTGACGGCTTCGTACTGTGGGATAAGGGACTTCCTCTCCCATCGTGCCTTCCCACAGGATTCGATTGAAAGCATCGGCATCAACGCGGTCAGCATCCGTGAAGTCGAAGCCCTTCGTCTTTGCTGCCCACCAGGCTGCATCATGCAGCTGCGGTATGGCTGGAGTTATTTTAGCTACTGGGTTCTGGCACGCCGGAACCAGATTCGGATCGACCGGCGAGACGCACAGGTCACCAGGAATGATTGCTGAGTAAGGAGTAAAGTCTGGTTTGCGCGTGAATACATTTGCCATTGGAGCTGCATCCGCATCGCGGAAGTTGAGGTGGTGAATGCCCATGACATCTTCAATCGTGCGGAGCATATTTACGGTGTTGTAGTTGGTCGAGATGGTTACGCCACGCTTGCTGTATGGAGAGATGATATAGGCGAAAGAGCGGTGAGAGTCGACGTGATCGGAACCGTTCTGTGCATCATCTTCCAGGATAAAAATGGCCGTATCCTGCCAGTACTTTGAGTGGCTGATGATGTCCGCGATGCGGCCTATCGCATAGTCGTTGTCCGAGATCTGCAGGGCCGGAGTTCCTAATCCGGCGATGGCCGTTGAAAAGCTGCCATTGTGATCATGAGGAAGCCGCAGTAGAGTTAGGTTCGGAAGTCCACTGACGGCCATGTCGCGCTGCCATTCGTTGACAAGGTAGGTATCGGCATTGTTCTGGTCAAAACCGCGGTAGTACTGGTCGGTCAAACCGATGAGTGCTGGTTGTTCGGCGACGGCCTGCTTAATTTGCGAAGTAAAGGGTGTCGGCGAAATCGGAATGTATGTAGGCACATTCGGGTCAGCCTTGGTAGGATCTCCGCCACTGCTGATGTAGTAAGCCTGGTCGAGATAGAAGCCGTAGTTGCGAACAGTTTTCTGCGCGCGCAGGGCCGAGTCCCACAGATAGCCGCCGATTTTATCGGCATCCAGGTCGTCGTTTGCGCCCTCGGGGCTGTCTACGTTTTTCGCTCCGGGAAGTATATTCGAACTTCCAGTGGGATCCAGCAACGTTAGCAGTCGCTCGTTGAACGGCGTGGGATTTTTTGCGAACTCCGGCAGGCCAACTCCGATGAAGCGGTTCGTGCCCTCCGAGTCACTAGTTACGCCTGAGCCGCCATTTCCATAGTTAACAGGAACCGTCTTCTCGTTGTACTCGGTGGAGTGACCATAGGTCGACCAATCCCAGCCCGTGCCGCTTACTTCTGCGGTCGCGTAGAAGTTATCCAGTAGACCGAAGGTCAGAGCCAGGCTGTGATGATTAGGGGAGATTGGCTGAGGCCACTGGTTCAGAGTCGGATCACCATTGCCGCGATCCAGGTCGCCTAGAACCTGATCGTAGGTCTTGTTCTCCTTGATGATGTAGATCACGTGATGGATCTTGTTCTGTAGAAAAGCCATGGTCGGATCTTCAGCGCGGTTAGAGAGTCCGTTGTTTTTGTCCACTCGGTCAGAAAGCTCTTGCAGCTCGCCGCGGCTGGGTACCGGGATTATATTCAGCTGCGCTTTTTCGAGCGGATAGGAACGCTGTGTAAGGAAATCCGGATTCGGACCCGCGTTTCCTGGGTTCGGTCCAGAGTTGCTCTTGAATGTCGAGACGTAGAGCATAGAACCGTTCGGGCTAACGGAGACCGAGGTCGGATACCAGCCGGTGGGAATGCGGCCTTCGACTCTGCCGGACGGAAGATCCACAACGGCAACCGAGTTCTCGGTCGCGAGCGTGACGTAAAGTTTGCTCCCGTCAGGACTGATGGCCGCGGAGTTAGCGTTCAGCCCTTGAACCTGTCGTGAGGACGAGAAAGGTGCAACGTCCGGACGACCTGCTGTATGTCTGTATCAATGACGGAGACGGTATCGCTATTCGCATTCACCACGTACAACATCCGTTGGTCTCTGGAGAGCACCATACGGTTGGGTTGGCTTCCCACTTGAATGGAGGAGAAGTTGCCAGTCTTCACATCGACCACCATCACCTGGTCGTCGCGCTGCGAGGTGACATACGCTGTCCTTGCCTCGCCTTTGTCACCGCAAAGAATCTTGGCGTCGTAGGGGAACTCGCCCTGAGCAACCGTATCCCCGGGATTGAAGAAGTGAACCTCGCGCAAAACTGCTCTGGTGGCGGTATCGACGATAGACAATGAGTCGTTTTCAAAGTTCGCAGCGACCAGGGTCTTGCCATCGCGGCTCACTGCTATACCGGCAACAACCGCGCCCCGCACCAGGGCGGAGCTGACGGCCGCAGCCCTGGTCCCTTTCAACAAGCTGCCGTCGTAATGGGGAGTAGGCGAGGTCTGATCCGAATTATGGCCAAGGAGAATAAACGGGGTGTCGGGCACGTACTGCCCTCCACTCGCCTTATAGCCATAGACGCGGTCATCGTCTCCGCCGGAGATGTAGAACCGCGAGCCATCGGGCGCCCAGGTAAGGCCGCTGTAGGTGTCTGGAATGCTGATCTGCTGAATCTTTGTCGCAGCCCCGTGCTGCCCGAGCTGATAAACAAAAACCCATTCGTCATTGGTGGTGGTACCCACACTTGCGCCGGTGATCGGATCAAGGATCGGGAAGGTAATCGGCGTGCCATTCGGCTCGTCGTTGCTCTTATTCCATCCACTGGTAAGGACCAGCAGAGTCTTGCCATCTGGGCTCAGCGCCGTGTTCACTGCTTCGGAGGCATCGGCATTCCCGTCGGCGCGCAACCCGGTAGCAAGCACCTGAATCGTTGAGCCTGGAGCAGCCGTAGGAGTGATGAACTGACCGGTCGGCAATAGGGAACTGTGCTCGTAGTTGCCTACCGGCAGCGTTGTCGTGGCCTCATTCCTGTCTTCGTCTTCGGATAGAGCTGTGGCTACAAGCGGCATCAAGCAGAGCACCGCCAGGGAGGTGATAGATAGGATTATTCGTTTCATTGCTGCTTTTGTAACGGGATCGGGCGGCCCACTTGTCACGAGCCTATGAAGATGCTGTCAAAAGACCTTCGAGGGGCTGCTCCGGTGCGACGGTTCCGCGCTCGAAGGATTAGGCCACTCGATGGATCAGTCCACTCCATGGATCAGTCCACTCGAAGGATCAGGTCGGAAGATGGAAGCTTTCTCGACGCGCAGGAGCAAAGCCGCGATTGTACGGCCCTCGCGTATAGGAGAGATGCCGCTCAACGGCGGCTCAGTGGGTCGACCTCCAAGGCGGGAATCCTGAGGCTGACAGTGTTCAAAGTGAGACCCGCCGGACGAGACGGCTAAAACTTGCGTTGACTTTCAATCTGTCAATTCTTACAGTCTAGTAATCCAGCTTTTACAGCCTAATAATCCAGCGCATTTCAGTCGACACAAAAGCCACCTCAGCCTGCTTCGTCGAAAAGGGGTTTGACTATGAAACGCACGATGGTTGCCGCGAAGTGTCCCGGATCGGTGGAAGGCTCAACCGAGACCAAAGCCCATAAGGTACTGATCATCTCGGTTGTCGCCCTTATCGCGCTCATCACTCCGTCTCTCATGCGCGGTCAGGCGACCGGAAGCTTCTCCGGAAATGTCGTCGACAAATCTGGATCGGGGGTCCCTGGAGCCTCCGTCAGCGCCATATCTCAGGGGACCGGCCAGGCTCGCGACACCAAGACCGACACCGCAGGACACTATCTGATCCCTTTACTCCCGGTCGGCACATACACCGTGCGCGTTGATGCGGCGGGATTTCAAAGTGGCGAATCCAAAGATCTGCGTCTTCAGGTTGACGAAGCCCGCGAGCTCGATTTTTCTGTTTCGCCGCAGACTGTAGTCACCACGGTGGCGGTTTCCGGTGAGGCGGTGGCCGTTGAGACTGCTAATCCCTCTCTCGGCCAGGTCATCACTTCGCAGCAGGTGGCGCAGCTTCCCTTGAATGGGCGCGACTTTGTCCAACTCGCCACCCTTACCGCGGGCGCGACTGCGGAGAGCAACCCGAACAGCTTTTTCACCTCCGGCGCCGACAGCGAAGTGGCCGCTCGCGGATCGTTTTCCTTGTCGGTCGGGGGCTCGCGACCTAACAGCACCGACTGGCTGCTCGACGGCGTCGACAACAACGAGCTAACCGCCGGCGGTATCGGAATTTTCTCTTCGATCGACGATATTCAGGAATTCAAGGTGTTGACCTACACCTACTCGGCTGAATTCGGCACCCGTGCCGGTCCCACTGTCCTCGTCACCACGAAGTCCGGCACCAATGACTTTCACGGCACTCTCTTCGAATTCTTCCGCAACGCCGACCTCGATGCTAAGAGCTACTTTGCCACCCTCCCCGAGAAGTTCAACCTCAACCAGTTCGGCGGCGCAGTCGGTGGCCCAATCCGCAAGAACAAGACCTTCTTCTTCGTCGATGGCGAACAAAAATATCAGCTTCACGGCATCGCCTTCGAGGGACTCGTACCGTCGCTTGCCATGCGCACCGGCGACTTCACCAACGACCCCTTTGGCAACGCGGTCACCGGGCAGGTCGTCAACAACGCGGGTGCCTCAGTTACCGTTCCTGGCATCGTCAATCCAAATCTGATTGGTGCTTCCGCGGATCCGTCCGTCTACCCGAATGTCTACTACCAGTGCGATGGAGCAGGGAACCCCCTCCCCTCGAACCCTGACGGGAGCCAGGCCCAGGGAACTCCCTGCAGCAAGATTCCCGCGGGGCAATTCAACAACATCGGCCAGGCGATGATCAATCTTTACCCTGCTCCCAACGCCAACAACGCCACCTCCGGCTACAACTTCGTCAACGAACCGGTTCGCGAACTCGACGAGACGAAATTCGATGGACGCGTCGACCAGACCTTCTCCGAAAAAGACACGCTCTTCGGCCGTTTTAGCTATGACCAGGCGTTCTCGTATGTTCCCGGCGGCTCGACTCCGCCTGCCTTCGCCTCTGCTAATGCCTTCGGCACCAATCAGCGCATTCGCAATCACGCGCGCAACGCCGCCATCGGTGAAACCCACGTCTTCTCTGCGACCATGGTCAACCAGGCCACCTTCGGCTACAACCGCATCTTCGACTACATCGCCTCGCAAGGAACCGGGAGCTGTGACTCTGCCAACCTTGGCATTCCCGGCGCCAATCTCGGCTGCTCTGGCGGCAACTGCGTTCCCGGCGCCTACAGCTGCGGACTGGTTTCCACTCAGTTTACAAGCGGCTACTGGGCGCTTGGCGACCGCGGCTACGCTCCCTTTCAGGGCGGAACCAACGTCTTTTCCTTCCGTGACTCTCTCGATATCACCCGGAGCAAGCACGACATCCGGACTGGCATCGATTTTCGCCGCAACCAGATGAACGTCGGTACGGAGGCCTTCCAGGACGGATTCTGGCTCATCGGCAACGGCGGCAACTTCAGCGGCCTTACTCTCACCAACTCCGGCGGTGTCCAAAGCGCCAGCATTGGCGGCAATCCAGAGGCAGATTTTCTCCTCGGCATCACCGGTGGGGGCATTCATGATCAGACCTTCGACGGAGCCGTCACCGGCCGCCGCTGGTCCATCTGGCGTCCATTCGTCGAGGACAACTGGAGAGTGACTCCGAACCTCACCCTGAATCTTGGAATCGCCTGGGATCTGACCACGCCGG includes these proteins:
- a CDS encoding TonB-dependent receptor; translation: MKRTMVAAKCPGSVEGSTETKAHKVLIISVVALIALITPSLMRGQATGSFSGNVVDKSGSGVPGASVSAISQGTGQARDTKTDTAGHYLIPLLPVGTYTVRVDAAGFQSGESKDLRLQVDEARELDFSVSPQTVVTTVAVSGEAVAVETANPSLGQVITSQQVAQLPLNGRDFVQLATLTAGATAESNPNSFFTSGADSEVAARGSFSLSVGGSRPNSTDWLLDGVDNNELTAGGIGIFSSIDDIQEFKVLTYTYSAEFGTRAGPTVLVTTKSGTNDFHGTLFEFFRNADLDAKSYFATLPEKFNLNQFGGAVGGPIRKNKTFFFVDGEQKYQLHGIAFEGLVPSLAMRTGDFTNDPFGNAVTGQVVNNAGASVTVPGIVNPNLIGASADPSVYPNVYYQCDGAGNPLPSNPDGSQAQGTPCSKIPAGQFNNIGQAMINLYPAPNANNATSGYNFVNEPVRELDETKFDGRVDQTFSEKDTLFGRFSYDQAFSYVPGGSTPPAFASANAFGTNQRIRNHARNAAIGETHVFSATMVNQATFGYNRIFDYIASQGTGSCDSANLGIPGANLGCSGGNCVPGAYSCGLVSTQFTSGYWALGDRGYAPFQGGTNVFSFRDSLDITRSKHDIRTGIDFRRNQMNVGTEAFQDGFWLIGNGGNFSGLTLTNSGGVQSASIGGNPEADFLLGITGGGIHDQTFDGAVTGRRWSIWRPFVEDNWRVTPNLTLNLGIAWDLTTPVSEAHGRLANYVPATGNVLVANQNGVSSSAGVNMDLTALEPRVGATWKFFGSDKTVLRVGYAFFHDSAWSQGANGLWQNPPFLAESDNFTGAGCAFATSYCAATLGGTPSGISLSSGFQIFNAPPTPATFQGSFYTQPTNFKLGRVQQFNMNIEQQAPGNVVLTMGYAGSRGTHVLVIGNNLNTDSPSACGTVPGYTLGCAAGGAPYVPYTIGNAIFLFGDVGQTDYDSLQVKAETRTPKYGLYGLLAYTWSHTFDNGLSDGLGSLQSAPYFPLPNWSKLDYGLSQINLNNSFIGSVIYDLPFGRGKHFGSNWNNLTNSILGGFQVTAIESIHSGFPVPLIDSNNQSGTFFQNGGNGNNFERPNEVYGCDPSFASHGKLQWINSACFPAATPGQLGNAGRVPAVGPDFVNTDFSVIKQFALPREGMGLNFRAEIFNLFNHAQFGMPVNDINASGFGAVNSTVNNPRLVQLALKLTF